The genome window GTAATTGGTGACAGTAAAAGTATCAGTCAAAACAAAAATCATCACCACAAACGTCTATCCTGAGAAGGCTTCAATGCCTccagccatacacacacacacacacacacacacacacacagttcctttGTGGTGTTTACTCACCTCCTACACCATACTCAGTTGTGAGATGGTGCCTCCACCAGActtgttttgaatttatttgcaaggcagagttacagagagagagaaagagacacagagaatcttccatctgctggttcactgcccaatggctgcaacagccagggctgggttaagTGGAAGCCAAGAGTTCAGAGGATCTTATACGTCTCAAAGcacttgaaccaccacctgctgctttttcAAAGCACCTTAGCAGAGTGCTGAGTCACAAGTGGCTGCCCAGACTtcagcaggtgcccatatgggatgctggtgtcacaggcagcagcttaacctattgtgccacaatgcccaaccCCCATTAGACTTTCAAGTATTTAAATCTCTAGCATGCATCCTTAGTTCTTCTATCTTTGTAGCTCCATTGCCCAATAATTTCTGGCACACAgagttaaatattatttaaaagatgaatgaataaatgccaTTTTAGTAAGTTAAGCCCAGGGTAAAAAAACATTATATTAGGTCTTTGTTACACCTGTAGGAACTTATAATCAAGTTGGAGAGACAAAAATACAATTGTTGAATACAAATGTAAGTAAATTATTTATGTGGTCATAAGATGAATATGCAATGAGAACCTGGAAAGTAAAATATTCCTTCTAACCTGAGCACTTTGAGATTTGAGGAAATGGAGTTTGATACAAGTCTTGAAGGCTTGCTGAACTTTGggcagcaaaacaaaaaaagaaacaagtccAGTGTGGATGAGAAATgtaaacaaatcctaaaaagtGAAGAAATCTAGAAGGGTGacaaaggggaaaaaacagaaatggaaactgGAACTTAAAGGAGAAGTCGAGGTCGTTACTCTGGGAGAAAACGTCTCAAGGAACCCTGTGAACTtgacatttaaagaaaaagagggaagaggaacttactgggcaggggtgaggagaTAGGAGACCGGTGGATCGTGTGATAATTACCAAACTGGCGGGAGGAGGTGACACTCCCAGGCTGAGCATGATGCAACAGAGTAAGAGGCCCTCAGATGTGGCAAGTAGGCGTTCTTGAAGAAGCactagctctttaaaaaaaaaaaaaaagcaacagagctGGATGACAGACTGGAAGATGATAAGAATGTGGTCTGAGGAAGTTAAGGCAGAAAAGGACCCTTCGCAGGGGCTGTCTCCATGGTAACTTGGCAGGCATGCTCCCTCCGACTTCCTCATCACTGCTGATTCTGATAGTAAAATCACTTACCGGAAACGCAATGCAGGTGAAGCAGGGAGTCCGCAAAGAATCAGACGCTAAGCAGCCAGCACATCATCGTCACATCTTCCATGCCAGTTGGTAAGAATTCAGCACACGCCCACCTCAGTGTGCAGCTCAAGCCCCTTAACGCCAcatgccaggcactgtgacatCTTTCTGGAGATTAGCAGGTGTGCTGCAGCCCCATCCATCTCTGGGCCTTTGGGTCTTCAcccacagcctggcctgcacaggacgaccccagcccaggcccagggcaaCTTGCTTGAGGTTGATACTATCGCTTTTCCTGGCAGTGCTCTCTCTTGAGGTTGCCCACACTCATGTCTCAGTGTGTCTTTTCATCTTGTAATAAATCATGTTGCTGTGTCCATGTCTTCCCACTTCCCCCTCCCCCGAGTTGTATTCTTGCACATGGGAATACCAGAACCTGGATGTAAACCTAGCCGGGGCAAATGAAGGGGGGGGCCTCTCTGGCCCAGCTGGGGCTCTTGATCTCCACAACATAATTTGATGGCCCCCCTGATTATAACGAAAGCAAAGCATTTCTtcatcagaaataaaaacaagcaatctCTCCTGACCTGCTTTTCAATGACCACTTTGCTGGTGTGGCACTGCTGACTCCGGCCCTTGGCCAGCATGATCGTGTCTTCTATCTCCTTGGCCCACCTGGACAGCCAGTGCTTcacaatcccagcagcccccactgACGACATTTGGCCTTTGCCAACTCTTGGTCATTTCTGTCAGCTGGGGGcttgctgccgggccctgaactaGGAACTATGCCGCAGTGATAGCTTTGAATCCCAATGTAAGCTGTGATTGGAACAGTGCTGAGCAGTCAGGATTGTCACGTTCTTACACGTGGGTCAACAGTGCAGAGGCAGGGAGATAATTGTGGATTTCGATGGCAACCTAAGGCACAGGTGTGATCACATAGGCCAATATCCCACCTTGCCCAGGACTGCCAGCCTTTCCCATATGTGGAACTTTGCGTTTCCAAACTGGGACAGTTTCATGCAGGTCAGGATTATTTAAGAAGCAAACAATAAAAAGCCGCCCTACAGACATGTGGTACAGCCATTAAGTTGTTGCTTGGATGTCCACATTTCATACTGGAGCCCTGGCAAACTGCTTTACACACAGCTTCCTACTAGTCCACACCGTGGCAGGCAGAGATGATGGGTtaggcacttgggtccctgcacccacgagggagacctagGTGGAATGCTTGGCTCCTCGCCTCTGCCTCGCCTGGCCCTGCTTGTTGTAGGcagttagggagtaaaccagcagactgacAGATGTCTTAACTCTGCCTCCTCCACGCTGCCATTCAAATCAAGTAGAAATAGTAAAATTCCAGGAGAAAAccttatgtatatgtacatgacAAGGCTTGATGTCTATGACCCACCTGTGGTCAGTGAATCCCAATGGAACCATGAGAAAATTCTGAGTGAAATTCATGGCAGAGAGTGTTACTACACAGATCTGCATACATTCCCACTCAGCCAGCTTATTCTAACAGcttattctttcttatttatttatttatttatttatttatttatttatttatttttagtacaaagtcagatatataaagaggaggcgagatagagacagagaggaagatcttctgtccgatgattcactccccaagcgagccgcaacagccggtgctgtgccgaaccaaagccagcagccaggaactcctccaggtctcccacatgggtgcaggagcccaaagctttgggccgtcctcgactgctttcccaggccacaagcagggagctggatgggaagtggagctgccaggattagaaccggtgcccatatgggatctcagtactttcaaggagaggactttggccgctaggccacgccgctgggccctttaaCAGCTTATTCTAACAGTGCATGCCTTATTCCTGTGTTCTTCCTTGTTCAAAGTTATTTAAAGTCTGAAGAAAAGCCCGGCTTTCTCATGTGGGCTGGGTACTTTCCAGAGCCCCAAAGGAACTTCCTCCCTGGCTTCCATGTCAGCTGGGGCGTCATCTGAAAAGTAGAAGCGCCACTTCCTTTGGTGTTTGTATAACTGTGTTTTGCAAATGAAAGGTTTGAGCTAATTCTCAGAGAGTTGCTTTTAATGTGCTACTAATAGTCAACTTCTCCAGAGAGGTGTACAGGAGCCCTGGTGTCACACAGGTTGGCTGGTTTGATAAGTGCTGCAGGGGTCAGCTTTCTTTGTGTGAGTGAGGAAGGGCAGTGCTTTCTGACGAACTGAGAACCGCCTGTGTTCGCTGAAGATCGGACACCTTGGAGCTTCTACAGCGACCTTTGTCAGCCAGAGGGTTTCAGAACACAGCCACCCTGGAACCCTGCCGCGCCCCAACACTAGCAGCAAAATGAGTCATCAAAATCCAGACTATGGTCTCTACTGCCTTTTTTATATGATCtctactgcctttttttttttttttaatgatagcaACAGGTTCTTTTTTCCTACATAACATGTGCCTAGATGTGGGGCTGGCTCTgacagggagaagacagagagctcAAATGGCTGTTTAGACTTCATTTACTCGCTCCCTTACTTTCCTCATGACACACAGCTCCTGTAGGTCTGTCCCCGTAGGTGCTGTTTGGGTTGCAGCTGATAGAAAGCAAGCAGGTGGATAGGCTCTCTCCCAGTTAACTACATCCTCCATCACTCACTCCTCTGGTTGGCCTGGTAGTTAACTTCTCTGGCTGGCTCGCCCTGGCTTCCGGGAATAGCATGAGACCCCCCTTCCTGAGGGCCCACAACTCCTGTTGCCAGAGATTGGAAAACCGCTACAGCTGAAAAGATGTGAGCCAGTGCCACCTTTCGCAGCCTTTTTCaaccttgttttccttttttttttttttgcgcccATCAGTTGGCCTAACCATCAGCTTTCTACCCTCAGAATACCTAGGGCTGTAGACAGAGCAGTGCTTAACGAAGCCCAAGGCTAGAGAACAAGCCAGCTTCTCACATTGCAGTAGGGAGCCCCGCCCCACTCCCAGGGTGAAAGGCAGCTGCACTGCCCTAGCAAGAAAATACAGTGTGAGATCCACAAGGCCCAAGTTAAACTCTCGTGTCTTCTGTTCATTTCCCAGTCGGGGAAGTGGTTAATTCTTTCCAGATGCTGCCTTCCCAACTATGCGATGAGAAAGATCACCAAGCCTTCCCACCATGAGTGTCCCGGGCAGCCCTAGCTCTAAAACACCTGACGTCACAGGTTGCCGTAGAGAAGGCTCGTCTTGTGGGAACTGTGTGCTTAGGAGTAAAGTCTCAGTGAGTCCCTGTGAATGGACTTGGAACTACGACGACCTGCAGGAAGCAGCCAGTGCTTGACGCTTGTTGTCCCAACTCTCAATTTTCACCTTTCAGAGAAAAACCTTTAAGTCCTTCTGAAAAACCGCCTCACCCAAATCTGCCCTTGGCTGAATCTCAAACTATCCAACAGCTACTTTCTCTGAATTTTGGTGTGATGCAGGCATTTTCATACGAACCTGAAAAGCCAGTTTCACACAGGGTGAAGATAAACAATGACTATTGCTAACAGTTGACAAATTAGGAGCGCTGGCCGCCTTCAGGGAAACATTGTCACTCCCCTCAGCTCCGCCATGGCCTTGTCACCCTCCCCGAGACAGTCCTGTTCTAGTCCAATAATTCTACTTTGGAAAGAGCTTCCTTAGCTTGTAGAAAAGCTATTCTCTAGCCCTTTCTCTTGAAGGACAAGTTAACTGACATTGCACATTCTCATCTTGTTTTATTTGCATGATTTGAAAGAGGTATGTCTAACACCACCGCAGCAGAGAAAAGTATTCAGAGCCAACCAAAAAGTAAGTGGCAAAATGACAGGTTCCAAAGCTAGAGGCACTGGTGAGTGTGGAGAGGGGGAGCTTATGGATTTGAAATTAACCGGCTGAAGACAGGCTGCTAAAGGTGGCCAGATGTCCTGTGCTCTGTTAAGAGATCCAGCCAGAGGGcaagacaaaaataagaaaagccttttccaaaaACACAGTTGAGTACCATTCTGCTCCCTGATGGAATacaaggccaaggccaggcccTTGTCACAGGGCAGGGCTAATCACGGGGTTAATATTGTGTGTCTCTTGGgacctgggggaaggagggagaagaatgAGCTCAGAGTCTGTGGTTAATAATTTACCAAGTAAAGAAATCACAACTGTGCTCTAGAAGTCCCAACAACCCCCCATTTCTCTGGAAGTTAGAATAATATTCTATTCCAGGGGAAACATCATAGAGAAGAAATTGAGTGTAAAAACTTAAGCCTGAATTTACTGAACTGACTTCCCAACGTTCTTCAAAGCTAAAGTGAGTGCCTGATTGCATGAACAAAGGTTTGGCTCTTTGATCATGACTTGTTACTTGGGAATAGTCAAGGAATCACACCGTAGGGTGTGTGCTGTCAGGTGATCCCATTTAATTTCAGCTGCAGGTCAATGATTCTGACAGGCACACCTCAGCCAGGAAGGCCCGCACGCACCCAGGAATGCTCATTTCCAAGGAAATGGTTCCATATCTGAGAAGTCCCTGCCCATTCGAATACATAGAGTCCATCAGCCTCAACATTaggtgaattttttctttttaaatcccaCTCCCTGTTTCTTTGTGTAAACCCTTTACTATCCTCTCACACTGTGTGAAGCAAGGACGGGAACAGGACTCCCAGGACACTAACTGCACCGGGAGACATCCCTCACACCGCTTTGTCACCGCCTCTCAGATGCAAACCCCAAGAACCCTTAGATGACCAGGAACTCTAGATTTCAGAGTAGTTCCAGCCCAACGGTTGTCTCTGTGAAGGTTACACAGgtcaggttttttgttgttgttcttgctgtctgtttcatttttgattgaaagacagatttccagagaaaaggagagacagagggaaagatctttcgtctgatggttcactccacaaatggtctgGATGCTCTGAGCTGCGTCcatcggagccaggagcctcctctgagtttccctcctaggtgcagggtcccaaggacttgggccatcctctactgctttcctaggccacaagcagggagctggatgggaagtggggcagccaggacatgaattggcactcacACAGGATGCAGGTGactggaggtggagaattagccaattagCCAACATGTCAGCTGCTCAGAAGGGATTTAAGTTCTTCAGCTTCAGGATCCCAACCTCTTTGCCCCACATCGCTCCCAGTCAGCATTCTATGCTCAAGTGTTAGTTATCTATCTTCCTGAAAGATTGAATTCTGACAAAGGAATGAAGAGTCAGCAGAATTTGCACCAGTCACGCTGGGCCTACCCAGAGCTGGGCGGGAGCAGGATCGAAAAGTCATTGCAAGTGATTCTAAAACCTAAATCATAACACTCAAGACTCTTAGACTGGAGAACCACATATTTCATTCACTGAGAAAGAAGTACATTGAGAGATAAACTTCAAATATAGTATTATCAATGCttcctttaaaatacaaatgcagCTAGAAgacaacccagagccttgggaccctgcatccatgtgggaaacccggaagaaactcctggctcctggctttggatcaactcagctctggccattgcaggcatttcgggtgggaaccaatggatggaagatctttctctgtgtctctccttctccccatatatctgcctttccaataaaaaaaattcaaaaatagaatttttaaaatgcaaatgcagaTTGTTTGGAGGTCAACAGATACAATCACGTGGGTGGACATCTTGAAAATCTTAACATTAAAACAGTTCTCAAAAACAGTCCTCATTTCTGATCCTCGAGACATCTGTGCCTCTGCCTCCCTGTGTCACTCTTTAGAGTGCCAGGGCTAAGCCTAGCCAGGCGGAGTGAGGCGCAGGAGTTGGACTTCCAGAGTCCTTCAAATCAGATCATGCCAACTGACCCCAGGCTCTCCGAAGCAACTGCCAGCTCTGACAACTGCGATATGCCCAACCGTGGCACCGCCCAGTAACCTCTggctctgtgtcttctcttcttCCTATAACTTCTTCCCTCTTCAGTCTAGACCGATGTCAGCCCACTGCTTCTGCGAGAAAGGGTGGAGCACAGATACGGCTCCTAGATTCAGCCACAGTCTTGCAGTTCCCACACTCAAACAGGAAGGCCACCGGGTTATGCCTGCTTCTGCACAGGACTGGCTTCGCGAGAAGCAATTCTTACTGTTTGTGGCTGGGgacagagggaaaagagaggCCCCTTGAGGGCCACTTCCAGCAGCTCTTCTGGCCTGGCAAATATACCCAAGCACAGTCCAGGGAGCAAGCTCACTGCTTCCCAACCAGAGCTGGAGTCACCGAGCTTCCTTTGAGAGGTGCCCCCAGGGCGTGCACAGAGCCCTCTCACCTGCTCTCCAGACCTCTGCTGAGCTTAATTTTCCCATTTCTCACCATTTCCCTTCCCAATGAAAAAGTCTCTTGACAACAAAAATCATGCCAAATGCTCCAGTGTTTTCTACCCCTAACTTGGAAATGGGACGTGGTGAAAGATCACCTGGTGACTAAAATGATGGGTTGATAATGAACGCATTGTTACTGACATGGTGAAAAAGACAGTAAACACGGAGAATGGTGAGTTTTCAACAGTTTATTGCCACAGTATCAACTTTTGCATGTGTACATACAAATACAGTTACAGACCATAACTATCATAAGGGGGAAATTCTATAGGCAAAAGTCTGTCATGTGGGTAAAATTCTATATAAGGCAAAATTCTATCCTTAAGCAAAACACTACCTAGGCAAAATTTTGTCTCTAGACAAATTTCGGGCAAAATTCTGTCTGAAAAATTTTGTCTCGAGGCAAAATTCTCTCTCTAGCCAAAATTCTGTCTCAGCAAGGTTATATATCTaggcaaaaaataaattttttcttttttaagatttatttttattggaaaagtagatacacagagaaggagatacagaaagatattttgtctgctggttcacttccctaagcAGCTTCAACGGCCGGAGCTAtgctgattcaaacccaggatgtaagaatttcctctgggtttcccacgcaggtgcagggtcccaaggctttgggccgttctccactgctttcccagatcacaggcagggtgctggatgggaagtggagcagctgggacacaaaccagagcatacaaggtgagaatttagccaccaaCCTATCGCGCCAAGCCCAATAATTTCttataatgaagtaaaacatCATTTAATAATGCTGAGAGAAAGGATACTGAGATAATTTTCTATCTAAAGTAACTCTAGCCTACACTGACATTTGTACTGTTGACAATTCAAGCGGCCAGAAAACTGCTATCTCATAACTCAAAAAGGCAACTTTATATGCATGTTCACATGAAACATATCTTAatcataaataagtaaaataaataagattattCCAGGATTCAATCATAATGTTTttataaggttttttttaaaattttatttattttattctattttagatgatgttaacatagttgatcaggctGACATAGCTGaccttagagtttccatctgcccaggtatttgttgtcattgtttggctggagtagttgtccaatttgttctgtcctccttcctctgggaggtacagatgttctctgcaggcctcaatggatctgtcttttccactgaggaagaccagttcttgcaggtgggccACGGACCCAAGCCAGTGAACCCAGGCTCCACTGGACTCCCCACCCACAGGGTTCAAGGACCCGAcgcccactgcacaggcaggctCAAGGACCCAGGCCTTAATTTTATCCGTAATGGACAATTTTACATGTGTGTATACAGATGTATGGAATACAATGTGATATTCAACACATGTATGTATCATGAAATTATCAAATCAGTAATTACCTTATCACTTCAAATATTTATCATCTTAATGGCAAGAACAGTTAAAAATACCTTGGAGTGGCTCTGAAACAAACATTCAACTACAGTCAACTTGTGCGATGGAACATCAAAACCAGTCACTCTAACTCCGTgcctcttgattttcatttccctttaCCCATCCCAGCCTCTAGCAACAAGTACCCTATGTATTCATATTATGAGTCTGACGTCAGAATGGATCCATAAAGCTGCATACTGTCCATCTAAGTCAAGATTCTGACATCTATGATACAAGTTATTGCTTGCTTCTTTAACATCAAACAGTATTCCATTGGAGACACACCCTGCATTTTATTTATCTGCACGTCCCTCAGTGAACACCTACCTTCAAGGTATTATCTTGTTTGCTTACTGTAAATAATGCTGCAGTGGACATGGAAACAGACAGTTCTTCCACACACTGTTAGCAATTTCTTTGCATTACACCTAGTGGTGAAATGGCTGATGAAATAGTAatcctatttttagtttttagttgTATATTGTATCCCACAATGGCTATACTAATTTACAATAAAACTAAACGCATGCgcagtttcctttttctctaatCTTCTGTCAAATTCCATCTTTTTAAAGACGTATGTATTTCTATGAATGGCAGAATTTAGAGAATAGgaaaaaagagagcaaaacagagaattttccatctactgatttactcctcaaaaggccacatagctggggctggcccaggatcctggaactcagaCGCCCAGGCACAGGCCATCCTCAGTCCTCTCTCGGCCTGCCGTAACAGTGGCCCGTCAGCTTTTAACAGATAAGACagtatctcattgtgattttaacTTGTAGTCTGGTAGGAGACGCTGAACATTTCCCTATACCTGTTCAttatttgtatgtcttcttttgagaaatgcctATTCAAGTCATATTCCCATGTTCAACGATTGTTGCCTTGCTAATCAGTTTCTGTTCATAGCCCTGAGAAAAACACACTCATGAAACCCTTCTAAGAATCTACCTAATGTTCTAAGGCAAGCAATCAATATAGATATCCAtttatgtttgtgtatataccagtgtatatacacatataccagtgtatatatgtataagtatatatatatatactgtatatatatatatatatgctatatgcGTATAGTACGTGCACAACttatagaaaaatggaaataaaagtttattccggtacaaaataattttaaaaccatgcatacttttttcagaatatgcattttttatctttgttttttttttgcccgCCCCCGCATTTTCTGTCTTTGAAGAAAGACCTCTCATGTATCTGGGCTTTCTACTTTAAATGAGAAATATAATTTCCCTTTTATATAtcttaaggatgtatttatttatctgaaatagaGCTAGAAAGGacacaacacagagaaagagagataatctTAAGAAAAGCCAGGGAAGGAGCCTCACATGGTCTGTGTGATGGTTTCTCTTGGAGCACCCACGTCCCAGTgctatttctccttcctgtccGCCCTCGAAGAAGGCCGCCTAACCCCAAGACTATCTCCTATCTTTGTTCAGCATGCATATTCTAACCTTCATAACAAGAGCTTTGTCATGCTGGTTTTTTGGAAATTAAAAGTCTGCATTCTTAAGACAAAGCGTGTCATCCTAAAAGCATAGATGATGGCCGCAGTGcagtttaataaaataatttcttcgTTAAGCATCTTGTTGCTATCTGTTCGATCAATCTTGACAaaattggggctgggccagtcagaagccagaaacctggaactccagctgagtCCCTGACCTGAGAACAGTCATTTGCACATTGGctaggaactagattggaaatggagcagctgggatttgaaccagcacccaaagggGATGTCGGTGTCCCAGGCAACAGGTTAACTCattgtgccaccacaccagtccctACTATTGCCCTTTTACAGAGAAGTACATTGAAACTATGCAAAATTTCCTAATTTCTCTTTAAAGGTCCATTTTCATAGTATGTACCCTGACCAGTGCAAAATGTATTTTACAGATTTTCCTAGCAACTGAGTGTTGTATGAAGCTGAATTTCACCAGCTAGAGCCCAGTCCTGTTTCTATTATCCCTGGTTATAGAAATGCccatatatttttacatttaatcATATTTATCATATTCAAACTATCGGAGCTCTCCTGCAGCTAGCGAGCAATCCTTTTGAATCTCTATTCCACTTTTTTCTTGGTGATTTTCCCAGTTTTCCATAGTTTCCAATTAATCCCCAGAGCAGTGCATTTCATTAAAAGCCAACTGAATAGAAACAACATGATTTAAGTCAAAAGGAACAAGTTACCAACTGATGTTACCTTTGGCAGTGATCAATCAGCACTCACTGCGATGGTCAGTGTTCACAGAATGAAATTTTCCTTGACATCAAGATAACATATAAACCCCAACTATATAATACATCGCCCTGAATTGTCACAGAAAAGCCAACTCTTCGCTGACCAGTTCCACTGTCAGCTCTTCTCACACCAGGCTGCGCAGCACCTTCAGCCAAAACACGGGAGCAATGCATTTGTAATGAATCATGCCCTCCTTCCAAGGCTGCTCCATCCTCCTTTCAGTGTGTGGTTTTAGGTTTTCATATCCCCAAAAATGAGTTCTGCTCAATGCCTACCCAAAATTCGTTTCTCATACATTCCATCTCTTTTTCCAGAGACATCTGAAAGCAAGTGGGCGATCTTTCACAGTCTTCTCAAATGACTACAGTCTCCTGCAGTGACCAATTGTGTACCCAGCAGGGAAATGGCATTtggcaaacaacaacaacagcaacaaaaacaacaaaacctcgACTCCCTCCCCGGCAAAAGCGCCAGGGAGGATGTCAGGTAACTAGGTTGAAGAACGTAAAAATCAGGTTCAGGAGTTTCTGCTGGAAATTCAGTTCGTCTCCAATTTTCCTGAGTTGAACGGCACACCGGACTTCCAGctctaaaaagcaaaaatatccaaATTGACACAAGCACCGCTGAGAGTCCATTACGCCCATCCACGTGACAAGACAGTGAGGCTCTGGGTTTGAAATCTGTGGAGGTCGCACAGCTGTTATAGCAGCCAGCAACTGTGAAAGCCCCAGATTTGGTAAGGGACTTTTCCCCACCACCCcttcaaaaatggaaaatgactctcagctgtttccttcattttttttagtgCTTCAAAAAACAGGAtgtatttttcttggaaggtcagatttacatagagacggaaagaggggagaaaaagatcttccacccactggttcactcccccaagtggttgcaacggctggaactgagcccatccaaagccaggagccaagagcttcttccaggtctcccaagcgggtacaggatcccaaggctttgggccatccttgactgctttcccagaccacagacagagaactggaaggcaagtggggcagccgaacacaaatcagtgcccacatgggctcaAAGGCATGCAAgagaagaatttagccactaggctaccatattaGTCATTGCACATCTATAAATGGATTAATATGTAATCAAGTTTATGGACTTCCTGCTGCATTCtcagggacaaaaaaaaaagtgggagttGAGTGCTGTGTAGAGGTGTGACCTCTCAGAGCTCCGGC of Ochotona princeps isolate mOchPri1 chromosome 18, mOchPri1.hap1, whole genome shotgun sequence contains these proteins:
- the PMAIP1 gene encoding phorbol-12-myristate-13-acetate-induced protein 1, which encodes MPGKKAQNTQPKPALPLSELEVRCAVQLRKIGDELNFQQKLLNLIFTFFNLVT